One stretch of Gemmatimonadota bacterium DNA includes these proteins:
- a CDS encoding type II toxin-antitoxin system Phd/YefM family antitoxin — protein MIMPKWKLEDAKDQFSRLVRRAMAGEPQRVTRRGRDAVVVISAEEYDRLTRPAVGIVEFLVESPLADVGLDLSRPPDTGRDIDL, from the coding sequence ATGATCATGCCGAAGTGGAAGCTCGAGGATGCCAAGGACCAGTTCAGCCGCCTGGTGCGGAGGGCGATGGCAGGAGAACCCCAGCGCGTCACGCGCCGAGGCCGCGACGCGGTCGTGGTCATCTCCGCGGAGGAGTATGACCGGCTGACTCGCCCGGCCGTGGGGATCGTCGAGTTCCTGGTGGAATCTCCGCTGGCCGATGTCGGATTGGATCTTTCCAGGCCGCCTGATACTGGTCGGGACATCGATCTGTGA
- a CDS encoding type II toxin-antitoxin system VapC family toxin, with amino-acid sequence MSFLLDTCVVSDIARRSDEGLLVWAAAQDPLDLYLSELTLGEIEKGIELLAADHPRRRQLHDWSRRALPREFGPRLLPLLRPTILAWGHLTAEAQRSGRPLPVIDGLLLAAAQVHDLTFVTRNTRDVDGRGVPVLNPYSGTIPPRRA; translated from the coding sequence GTGAGCTTCCTGCTCGACACCTGCGTCGTCTCCGACATCGCGAGGAGGTCCGACGAGGGTCTGTTGGTTTGGGCCGCCGCGCAGGATCCCCTCGATCTATACCTGAGCGAACTCACACTCGGAGAGATCGAGAAGGGGATCGAGCTCCTCGCCGCGGATCACCCTCGGCGTCGCCAACTCCACGACTGGTCACGAAGAGCACTTCCCAGAGAGTTCGGACCGCGCCTGCTGCCGCTGCTTCGGCCCACCATCCTCGCATGGGGCCACCTCACGGCAGAGGCCCAGCGTTCCGGTAGGCCTCTACCCGTGATCGATGGGCTGCTCCTCGCGGCCGCCCAGGTTCATGACCTCACGTTCGTGACCCGCAACACGCGCGACGTGGACGGTCGTGGCGTCCCGGTCTTGAATCCGTACAGCGGGACCATACCACCGAGACGGGCGTGA
- a CDS encoding sulfurtransferase, with protein MTLPVDNDPRFRAFAHPDRLVSTQWLADHLDDPDLVVVESDEDVLLYDTGHIPGAVKIDWHMDLNDPVVRDYLDGERFAEMMSAKGISRDHTVVIYGDNFNWWAAYALWVFTLFGHPDVRLLDGGRKKWFAEGRSTTTDVPSRQRTEYPVVQREDRSIRAFRDDVLAHMKKNAKLIDVRSPQEYSGELLHMPDYPQEGALRGGHIPGAANVPWKRAASEDGTFKSADELRKIYEGEVGLDPHDEVVAYCRIGERSSHTWFVLTHLLGYNKVRNYDGSWTEWGNMVGAPIEK; from the coding sequence ATGACGCTTCCCGTCGACAATGATCCGCGCTTCCGCGCGTTCGCCCATCCCGACCGCCTCGTCTCCACGCAGTGGCTCGCCGACCACCTGGACGATCCCGACCTGGTGGTGGTGGAGTCCGACGAGGACGTGCTGCTCTACGACACCGGCCACATCCCCGGTGCCGTCAAGATCGACTGGCACATGGATCTGAACGATCCGGTGGTGCGCGATTACCTGGACGGGGAGCGCTTCGCGGAGATGATGTCCGCCAAGGGCATCTCGCGCGACCACACCGTGGTGATCTACGGAGACAACTTCAACTGGTGGGCAGCCTACGCGCTCTGGGTGTTCACGCTGTTCGGGCACCCGGACGTGCGCCTGCTGGACGGCGGACGGAAGAAGTGGTTCGCCGAAGGGCGCTCCACCACCACGGACGTCCCGAGCCGGCAGCGCACGGAGTATCCGGTGGTGCAGCGCGAGGATCGTTCGATCCGCGCCTTCCGTGACGACGTGCTCGCGCACATGAAGAAGAACGCGAAGCTGATCGACGTGCGCTCGCCCCAGGAGTATTCGGGCGAACTGCTGCACATGCCGGACTACCCGCAGGAGGGCGCGCTCCGCGGCGGACACATCCCGGGCGCGGCCAACGTGCCCTGGAAGCGTGCGGCCAGCGAGGACGGCACGTTCAAGAGTGCGGACGAGCTGCGGAAGATCTACGAGGGCGAAGTGGGTCTGGACCCGCACGACGAGGTCGTGGCCTACTGCCGCATCGGTGAGCGGTCCTCCCACACCTGGTTCGTGCTGACCCACCTGCTCGGCTACAACAAGGTGCGCAACTACGACGGGTCGTGGACGGAGTGGGGCAACATGGTGGGGGCGCCGATCGAGAAGTAG
- a CDS encoding SufE family protein translates to MSLPPRLARTVDRFAQAPKDLRVQALLQFSKKVPPLPPELEGNRDRLEQVHECQTPFFLSSEIDEAGAVHMHFDCPPESPTVRGFAGILQDGLEGASVDAVLAVPNDFYARMGLAEVVSPQRLRGFGAILTRLKRQVAERAGRPAPGGRPT, encoded by the coding sequence ATGAGCCTCCCGCCCCGACTCGCCCGCACCGTGGACCGCTTCGCCCAGGCCCCGAAGGACCTGCGCGTGCAGGCGCTCCTCCAGTTCTCGAAGAAGGTCCCCCCGCTCCCGCCCGAGCTGGAAGGCAACCGCGACCGGCTGGAGCAGGTGCACGAATGTCAGACGCCGTTCTTCCTGTCGAGCGAGATCGACGAGGCCGGCGCCGTGCACATGCACTTCGACTGCCCACCCGAGTCCCCGACCGTGCGAGGCTTCGCCGGCATCCTGCAGGATGGCCTCGAGGGCGCGTCGGTGGACGCGGTGCTCGCGGTCCCGAACGACTTCTACGCCCGGATGGGCCTGGCCGAGGTGGTCTCCCCGCAGCGGCTGCGCGGGTTCGGCGCCATCCTGACCCGCCTCAAGCGCCAGGTGGCCGAGCGCGCCGGGCGTCCAGCGCCAGGCGGTCGTCCGACCTGA
- a CDS encoding DoxX family membrane protein has translation MSRSVPLASPSRAWALLALRVSLGWLLVVWGGDKLTNVEHAVRVSEGFYLGLLTGPSALQAFGVVQTLAGLLVVLGFARSLAYPFLAAVALVTFLAVWKSIVDPLGLVLEGGNPVFYSSAVILAGTFVLWSFRSDDRLALDARRARPPGA, from the coding sequence GTGTCCCGATCCGTTCCGCTCGCGTCCCCGTCTCGCGCGTGGGCGCTGCTCGCGCTCCGTGTCTCCCTCGGCTGGCTGCTCGTGGTGTGGGGTGGCGACAAGCTCACCAACGTGGAGCACGCCGTCCGGGTCTCGGAGGGCTTCTACCTGGGCCTGCTCACGGGCCCGTCCGCGCTCCAGGCGTTCGGGGTGGTGCAGACCCTGGCCGGACTGCTCGTCGTCCTGGGCTTCGCCCGCTCCCTGGCCTATCCGTTCCTCGCGGCCGTGGCGCTGGTGACCTTCCTCGCGGTCTGGAAGTCCATCGTCGATCCGCTGGGCCTGGTGCTCGAGGGGGGCAACCCGGTGTTCTACTCCTCCGCCGTCATCCTCGCCGGCACGTTCGTGCTGTGGTCCTTCAGGTCGGACGACCGCCTGGCGCTGGACGCCCGGCGCGCTCGGCCACCTGGCGCTTGA
- the pyrE gene encoding orotate phosphoribosyltransferase: MDHRERLKRLLKERSLKRGDFTLASGARSSYYVDARRTTMSAEGQFLTGRVALDALWAEGLWPNWVGGLTMGADPVAYSLARASWESGHPIDAFSVRKQAKEHGTGQLIEGGFEPEGAQVVIVEDSMTTGSSALQAISAVEAAGGTVLAVLTVVDREEGGRERLEEAGHKLVSLYTATELLAEDAPEGDEGSEADSDEGVASGEAVQG; encoded by the coding sequence ATGGACCATCGTGAACGCCTCAAACGACTTCTGAAGGAGCGCTCGCTGAAGCGCGGCGATTTTACCCTCGCCAGCGGCGCACGTTCGAGCTACTACGTGGACGCCAGGCGCACAACCATGAGCGCCGAGGGTCAGTTCCTGACCGGGCGGGTCGCCCTGGACGCCCTGTGGGCCGAAGGATTGTGGCCCAATTGGGTGGGCGGCCTGACCATGGGCGCCGACCCCGTGGCGTATTCCCTGGCCCGCGCCAGTTGGGAGAGCGGCCACCCGATCGACGCCTTCTCCGTGCGCAAACAGGCCAAGGAGCACGGGACCGGCCAGCTCATCGAGGGCGGCTTCGAGCCCGAAGGCGCCCAGGTGGTGATCGTGGAGGACTCCATGACCACCGGGTCGAGCGCGCTCCAGGCCATCTCGGCCGTGGAGGCCGCCGGCGGCACGGTGCTGGCCGTCCTCACCGTGGTGGACCGCGAGGAGGGCGGGCGGGAGCGCCTCGAAGAAGCCGGTCACAAGCTGGTCTCGCTCTACACGGCCACGGAGCTCCTCGCGGAGGACGCCCCCGAGGGCGACGAGGGTTCGGAGGCGGATTCGGACGAAGGCGTCGCGAGCGGCGAGGCCGTCCAGGGCTGA
- a CDS encoding HAMP domain-containing sensor histidine kinase, with the protein MTLRRRFVLTFVAFALALTVAGGLLAWTFTRAQVERELDEKLLAVAGITADVGGMEGLAVGLTPGMEQTQAYQLLAQRLRLMTRYVAAAYLIRRDLRVLVSTAPTDSLPIGAPLYVLGSHREAIDRAWETGSATSDLFDVDGRLYKYGFVRLGDPAVAEPSLMIAAQIPANYQAALVRLRRTLILGSIGAALLAVLLAGLLSTRVTSPLDRLSHAALRIQRGRMEDPIPTEGTDEIGRLSRAMERMRVGLIDQRRQLELMVAQVAHEIRNPLGGMELLAAVAADSDDPTERRRIISRIRGEVQALNTIITEFLAYARPADAEPRLHDVRDPIADAAEIVQAEMGPKGREIRVEVADEPLRVRADPDQVKRLVLNLIRNGAQAGRTVWVRGRREDGDVVLSVRDDGPGVPEELRERIFEPFVTDKEQGAGLGLAIVKKMAEANGARLELAPNGAAPGEGAEFRVYFESVP; encoded by the coding sequence ATGACCCTGCGGCGGCGCTTCGTCCTGACGTTCGTCGCCTTCGCCCTCGCCCTCACGGTGGCGGGAGGCCTGCTGGCCTGGACCTTCACCCGCGCCCAGGTGGAGCGCGAGCTGGACGAGAAGCTCCTGGCGGTGGCCGGGATCACCGCCGACGTGGGCGGGATGGAGGGCCTGGCCGTAGGGCTGACCCCGGGCATGGAGCAGACCCAGGCCTATCAGCTCCTCGCCCAGCGTCTCCGATTGATGACCCGGTACGTGGCGGCCGCCTACCTGATCCGCCGCGACCTCCGGGTCCTGGTCTCCACCGCGCCCACCGATTCCCTCCCGATCGGCGCCCCTCTCTACGTGCTGGGGTCGCACCGCGAGGCCATCGATCGGGCCTGGGAGACCGGAAGCGCCACCTCCGACCTCTTCGACGTGGACGGTCGGCTCTACAAGTACGGCTTCGTGCGGCTGGGCGACCCCGCCGTGGCGGAGCCCTCCCTGATGATCGCCGCCCAGATCCCGGCCAACTACCAGGCCGCGCTGGTCCGGCTGCGCCGGACGCTCATCCTGGGCTCGATCGGCGCCGCGCTGCTGGCCGTCCTGCTGGCCGGGCTCCTGTCCACCCGGGTGACCAGCCCGCTCGACCGCCTCTCCCACGCCGCGCTCCGGATCCAACGGGGCCGGATGGAGGACCCGATCCCGACCGAGGGGACGGACGAGATCGGCCGCCTCTCGCGCGCCATGGAGCGGATGCGGGTCGGACTCATCGATCAGCGACGTCAGTTGGAGCTGATGGTGGCGCAGGTGGCCCACGAGATCCGGAACCCCCTGGGGGGCATGGAGCTGCTGGCGGCCGTGGCCGCCGATTCGGACGATCCCACGGAGCGCAGGAGGATCATCTCCCGGATCCGGGGCGAGGTGCAGGCCCTGAACACGATCATCACCGAGTTCCTGGCCTATGCCCGGCCGGCCGACGCCGAGCCGCGGCTGCACGACGTCCGGGATCCGATCGCCGACGCCGCGGAGATCGTCCAGGCCGAGATGGGCCCCAAGGGGCGGGAGATCCGCGTGGAGGTGGCAGACGAGCCGCTCCGCGTGCGGGCCGACCCCGACCAGGTGAAGCGGCTCGTGCTCAACCTGATCCGGAACGGGGCGCAGGCGGGCAGGACCGTGTGGGTGCGGGGGCGGCGCGAGGACGGGGACGTGGTCCTGTCCGTACGCGACGACGGGCCCGGCGTGCCGGAGGAGTTGCGGGAACGCATCTTCGAGCCGTTCGTGACCGACAAGGAACAGGGCGCGGGCCTGGGACTTGCCATCGTCAAGAAGATGGCCGAGGCCAACGGAGCCCGCCTCGAGCTGGCCCCGAACGGTGCCGCTCCTGGGGAGGGCGCCGAGTTCCGGGTATATTTCGAGTCTGTTCCGTAG
- a CDS encoding sigma-54 dependent transcriptional regulator has product MSSATWQEDLVAQLLIIDDHDSMREGLELLLRRRGHRTVSAESGQRGLELLAEIGADLVITDLKMAQVDGIEVLRRIKERHAGTDVLVMTGYGTVENAVEAMKLGAVDFISKPFSSEEFGVKVDRLLAERAERARANGGNGSATSPAPDRPIATDRSPAARAHFGERYGELVGGSEVMQDVFRWVDRVARSDSTVMIYGESGTGKELVARAIHTHSSRASGPFIRVNCGALSESLLDSELFGHEKGAFTGAERQRRGRFELAHGGTLFLDEIATISHNTQVRLLRVLQERELERVGGEQTVPVDVRIIAATNASAEELLTERSFREDLFYRLHVVPLTLPPLRARRSDIPVLAQHFLEKLRERTCTSVRTLAPSTLERLSRHTWPGNVRELENVVERALVLAEGEVLEAGDLPPLGSLNGEAQPEGPDLPEAGMDLTEELERIEEGLIRQALERAGGVKAEAARLLRLKPSALHYKLAKYGIEG; this is encoded by the coding sequence ATGTCTTCAGCGACCTGGCAGGAAGACCTCGTGGCCCAGCTCCTGATCATCGACGACCACGACTCCATGCGGGAGGGCCTGGAGCTCCTCCTCCGGCGCCGCGGTCATCGCACCGTATCCGCGGAGAGCGGGCAGCGGGGATTGGAGCTGCTGGCCGAGATCGGGGCCGACCTGGTCATCACCGACCTCAAGATGGCCCAGGTGGACGGCATCGAGGTGCTGCGGCGCATCAAGGAGCGCCACGCCGGCACGGACGTGCTGGTCATGACCGGCTACGGCACCGTCGAGAACGCCGTCGAGGCCATGAAGCTCGGCGCGGTGGACTTCATCTCCAAGCCGTTCTCCTCCGAGGAGTTCGGCGTCAAGGTGGACCGGCTCCTGGCGGAGCGCGCCGAGCGGGCGCGCGCCAATGGCGGGAACGGATCGGCGACCTCTCCCGCACCGGACCGGCCCATCGCGACGGACCGGAGTCCCGCCGCCCGCGCCCACTTCGGCGAGCGGTACGGGGAGCTGGTCGGCGGCTCCGAGGTCATGCAGGACGTCTTCCGCTGGGTGGACCGCGTGGCCCGCTCGGACTCCACCGTCATGATCTACGGCGAGTCCGGGACGGGGAAGGAGCTCGTGGCCCGCGCCATCCACACGCATTCGAGTCGCGCGTCCGGCCCCTTCATCCGAGTCAACTGCGGCGCGCTCTCGGAGAGCCTGCTGGATTCGGAGCTGTTCGGGCACGAGAAGGGCGCCTTCACCGGTGCCGAGCGGCAGCGCCGGGGTCGCTTCGAGCTGGCCCACGGCGGGACGCTGTTCCTGGACGAGATCGCCACCATCTCGCACAACACGCAGGTGCGCCTGTTGCGGGTCCTGCAGGAGCGGGAGCTCGAGCGCGTGGGCGGCGAGCAGACGGTGCCCGTGGACGTGCGCATCATCGCGGCCACCAATGCTTCGGCCGAAGAGCTGCTGACCGAGCGCTCCTTCCGCGAGGACCTGTTCTACCGCCTGCACGTGGTGCCGCTCACGCTTCCTCCGCTGCGCGCGCGCCGCTCCGACATCCCGGTGCTCGCGCAGCACTTCCTGGAGAAGCTGCGCGAGCGCACCTGCACCTCCGTGCGGACGCTCGCGCCGTCCACGCTCGAGCGGCTGTCGCGGCACACGTGGCCAGGCAACGTGCGGGAGCTGGAGAACGTGGTGGAGCGGGCCCTGGTGCTGGCGGAGGGGGAGGTCCTGGAGGCCGGAGATCTGCCGCCGCTGGGCTCCCTCAACGGCGAGGCCCAACCGGAGGGCCCGGATCTGCCGGAGGCCGGGATGGACCTCACGGAAGAGCTGGAGCGTATCGAAGAAGGCCTGATCCGCCAGGCCCTGGAACGGGCGGGAGGCGTCAAGGCCGAGGCCGCCCGCCTGCTCCGGCTCAAGCCCAGCGCGCTCCACTACAAGCTGGCCAAGTACGGGATCGAGGGATGA
- a CDS encoding serine hydrolase: MHAASRRGRQARLPSTLLALVITAVACPHLAAQASPGDSVRVLEYTTAEGTWISLDVSPVDGTLVFELVGDVYTLDAGGGQARPLLTGPAFQSQPRWSPDGARIAFISDGTGSDNVWLATADGSDAHALSTLPRSLVLSPAWSADGRAVFATVVDAYGARTAALWRWDVETGEGAPLVENANGPPQPLVSSPAPGPYGAHAAPDGEWLWYTAVTPRPYGSRNGASTRILRRHLGSGREEPVALEGTSPMKPVLSRDGRWLVYGAVQDGRTGLRLRDLQRARERWLAYPVDRNALESRASRDVLPDLAFTPDGAAVMAAYGGRIHRLPVDGSASEVVPFQAQVRVETRPAPDVRVRLPDGPVRARRVDQVAVGPDGRLVFSALGRIWVAGRAGERPERLTRSERPREFMPAVSPDGRQVAFVTWGAEGGHLWVTRRDGRGEPRAVGGGPALWVDPAWTPDGRALVALRAPVGSARAAPELVPPDAEVVWVAVDNGAGAAPSSPARPDAIRSEPGRPRVTDGASALDGTEHGGGGATTAAFRVIAPAGTLRRPHFGPDPERVLLTSPFDGLVSFALTGGDRRVHATLARGQGLGFAGAVRELLLSPDGTRVAARVGERVHVLPFPERGPGDDAAPPELDALGSDATSDADAPQTFTWGGDGSLVWVHGRTVERVDDARVHGGALVPRSVQVDVRLPRAGGRGTLVLRGARAITMRGYEIVPDADIVITDDRIAALGPRGSVPVPAGARILDVTGRTIMPGIIDVHAHWSVGRGALSAEILEPESPQAYANLAFGTTTIRDPQSSADIFGYADLIETGAAAGPRVLSTGPGVFLDRDFQSLDDTRALLERYRDDHGTWMVKSYLVGNRQQRQWMAEASRTLGMLTTTEGGSDTKMDLTHAIDGFAGNEHAFPDAPIHDDLVQLVARSGIAYTPTLLVSFGGALPIYRLQAEERPHLNARLAPWFPAGELWQNTSTRLLWFPPEDYNDADVAQGAADILEAGGRVALGGHGEMQGLQNHWEMRLLEAGGMRPHDVLRVATILGASALGLTDDLGSLEPGKKADLLVLEADPLTGVRHAEQIAWVMKDGVLRDARTLDAVWPVVEPLPTPWWRAPISTASTRNDPTAAESVSGRPAIPEPAIDAVVEADMAAMRVPGMAVAVLEGDAVRIAKGYGFANLEHQVRVTPQTLFQSGSLAKQFTAAGVLALVEEGRMQLDAPLSTYLPRTPAAWSGVTIRHLLSHTSGVPDYTSEGFDYRRDYTEDDIQTMAFAMALEFAPGTRWNYSNTGYVLLGIAIGQVTGRPYWEYLRERIFDPAGMPTVRVISEAAVVPHRASGYALDADGEWVHQTWVSPTLNTTADGSMLFSLEDLIAWARTVRERRVLSEESWDAMLAPTRLNSGNTHPYGFAWFLGSVNGQPVQEHAGSWQGFQTQLIRYPDRDLTIVVLANQRSARPSDTSRRIAAVIDPMLEETEPTMPIADRDPEVTALLRRVLEKTARGELRLSDFEFVRQTVVPRMSAAYAALLRDRGAIEAIDLLATGTEGDDRTFVYRVRYPRGAVQASIKVGPGGGLTGLLLRPVEPDPRPARPVK; encoded by the coding sequence GTGCACGCAGCATCCCGGCGCGGTCGGCAGGCCCGCCTTCCCTCGACGCTCCTCGCGCTGGTCATCACCGCGGTCGCGTGTCCGCACCTCGCGGCCCAGGCCTCGCCCGGCGACTCCGTCCGTGTGCTCGAGTACACGACGGCCGAAGGCACCTGGATCTCGCTCGACGTGTCCCCGGTCGACGGCACCCTGGTCTTCGAGCTGGTAGGAGACGTCTACACGCTCGACGCCGGAGGCGGACAGGCACGCCCCCTCCTGACCGGCCCCGCCTTCCAGTCGCAGCCCCGCTGGTCGCCAGACGGCGCCCGCATCGCATTCATCAGTGACGGCACCGGCTCCGACAACGTCTGGCTGGCCACGGCGGACGGGAGCGACGCGCACGCCCTGAGCACCCTCCCGCGCTCGCTGGTCCTGTCTCCGGCCTGGTCGGCGGACGGCCGCGCGGTCTTCGCGACCGTGGTGGATGCCTACGGCGCGCGGACGGCCGCGCTGTGGCGCTGGGATGTCGAGACGGGGGAGGGCGCGCCGCTGGTGGAGAACGCGAACGGCCCGCCCCAGCCCCTGGTCTCCAGCCCCGCCCCGGGCCCGTATGGCGCGCACGCCGCCCCGGACGGGGAGTGGCTCTGGTACACCGCGGTGACGCCGCGCCCGTACGGCAGCCGGAACGGTGCGTCCACCCGGATCCTGCGCCGGCACCTGGGCAGCGGCCGGGAAGAGCCGGTCGCGCTGGAGGGCACGAGCCCCATGAAGCCGGTGCTGTCCCGGGACGGCCGCTGGCTGGTGTACGGCGCGGTCCAGGATGGGCGCACCGGGCTCCGGCTCCGTGACCTGCAGCGCGCGCGCGAGCGCTGGCTGGCCTATCCGGTGGACCGGAACGCGCTCGAGTCGAGGGCGTCGCGCGATGTGCTGCCGGACCTGGCCTTCACGCCGGACGGGGCGGCCGTGATGGCCGCGTACGGGGGCCGCATCCACCGGCTCCCCGTGGACGGCTCGGCGAGCGAGGTCGTGCCCTTCCAGGCCCAGGTCCGGGTGGAGACCCGTCCCGCCCCGGACGTCCGGGTGCGCCTGCCGGACGGGCCGGTCCGGGCCCGACGGGTGGACCAGGTGGCCGTGGGGCCGGACGGCCGCCTGGTCTTCTCCGCCCTGGGGCGGATCTGGGTGGCGGGGCGGGCCGGGGAGCGGCCGGAGCGCCTGACCCGGTCGGAGCGGCCCCGGGAGTTCATGCCGGCCGTCTCCCCGGACGGCCGGCAGGTGGCGTTCGTGACCTGGGGCGCGGAGGGAGGTCACCTCTGGGTGACCCGCCGGGACGGACGGGGGGAGCCGCGGGCGGTTGGGGGTGGTCCGGCCCTCTGGGTGGACCCGGCCTGGACGCCCGACGGCCGCGCCCTGGTGGCGCTCCGGGCCCCCGTGGGCTCGGCGCGCGCGGCGCCCGAGCTGGTGCCCCCGGACGCGGAGGTGGTGTGGGTGGCGGTGGACAACGGGGCCGGTGCCGCCCCGTCCAGTCCTGCGCGCCCGGACGCGATCCGATCCGAGCCCGGGCGTCCGCGGGTGACCGACGGTGCGAGCGCGTTGGATGGGACGGAGCACGGGGGCGGTGGCGCCACCACGGCCGCCTTCCGGGTGATCGCACCCGCGGGTACGCTGCGCCGACCCCACTTCGGGCCCGATCCCGAGCGGGTCCTGCTCACGTCTCCCTTCGACGGGCTGGTCTCCTTCGCGCTCACCGGCGGAGATCGGCGGGTGCACGCGACGCTGGCGCGTGGGCAGGGCCTGGGCTTCGCGGGAGCCGTGCGCGAGCTGCTCCTGAGCCCCGACGGCACCCGCGTCGCCGCGCGCGTGGGCGAGCGCGTCCACGTGCTGCCGTTCCCGGAGCGTGGGCCTGGCGACGACGCTGCCCCGCCGGAGCTCGATGCGCTGGGGTCCGATGCAACCTCGGACGCGGACGCGCCCCAGACCTTCACGTGGGGCGGGGACGGTTCGCTCGTGTGGGTGCACGGCCGCACGGTGGAGCGTGTCGACGACGCCCGCGTGCACGGTGGCGCGCTCGTCCCGCGCTCGGTCCAGGTGGACGTGCGGCTGCCGCGTGCGGGCGGCCGCGGGACCCTGGTGCTCCGGGGCGCCCGCGCGATCACGATGCGCGGCTACGAGATCGTCCCCGACGCCGACATCGTGATCACGGACGATCGCATCGCGGCCCTCGGTCCCCGCGGCAGCGTACCGGTGCCCGCAGGTGCCCGCATCCTGGACGTCACGGGCCGGACCATCATGCCCGGGATCATCGACGTGCATGCGCACTGGAGCGTGGGACGGGGCGCGCTCAGCGCCGAGATCCTGGAGCCCGAGTCACCGCAGGCCTACGCCAACCTCGCGTTCGGCACCACCACGATCCGCGATCCGCAGAGCAGCGCGGACATCTTCGGCTATGCCGACCTGATCGAGACGGGCGCGGCCGCCGGTCCGCGCGTGCTGTCCACCGGGCCGGGCGTGTTCCTCGACCGCGACTTCCAATCGCTGGACGACACGCGCGCGTTGCTGGAGCGCTACCGGGACGATCACGGCACCTGGATGGTCAAGTCCTACCTGGTGGGCAACCGGCAGCAGCGGCAGTGGATGGCCGAAGCGAGCCGAACGCTCGGGATGCTGACCACCACCGAGGGCGGCTCCGACACCAAGATGGACCTGACGCACGCCATCGACGGCTTCGCAGGCAACGAGCACGCCTTTCCCGATGCGCCCATCCACGACGACCTGGTGCAGCTCGTGGCGCGGAGCGGGATCGCCTACACGCCCACGTTGCTGGTGTCCTTCGGGGGCGCGCTGCCCATCTACCGGCTGCAGGCCGAGGAGCGCCCGCACCTGAACGCGCGGCTGGCGCCGTGGTTCCCGGCGGGCGAGCTCTGGCAGAACACGTCCACGCGCCTGCTCTGGTTCCCGCCGGAGGACTACAACGACGCGGACGTGGCGCAGGGCGCGGCCGACATCCTGGAGGCCGGAGGGCGGGTGGCGCTGGGCGGGCACGGCGAGATGCAGGGGCTGCAGAACCACTGGGAGATGCGACTTCTGGAGGCAGGGGGTATGAGACCGCACGACGTGCTGCGCGTGGCCACGATCCTGGGGGCGAGCGCGCTGGGACTCACCGACGACCTGGGCAGCCTCGAACCGGGCAAGAAGGCGGACCTGTTGGTGCTCGAGGCCGACCCGCTCACGGGCGTGCGCCATGCGGAGCAGATCGCCTGGGTCATGAAGGACGGCGTGCTGCGCGACGCGCGCACGCTGGACGCGGTGTGGCCGGTGGTGGAGCCACTCCCGACGCCGTGGTGGCGCGCGCCGATCTCCACCGCGTCCACGCGCAACGACCCGACGGCCGCCGAGTCGGTGTCCGGCCGACCCGCGATCCCCGAGCCCGCCATCGACGCCGTGGTGGAGGCCGACATGGCCGCGATGCGCGTGCCCGGCATGGCCGTGGCCGTCCTGGAGGGCGACGCGGTGCGCATCGCCAAGGGCTACGGGTTCGCCAACCTGGAGCACCAGGTGCGCGTGACGCCGCAGACCTTGTTCCAGTCCGGCTCGTTGGCCAAGCAGTTCACGGCGGCGGGCGTCCTGGCGTTGGTGGAGGAGGGCCGCATGCAGCTCGACGCGCCGCTCTCCACCTATCTCCCGCGCACGCCGGCGGCCTGGTCCGGCGTCACGATCCGGCACCTGCTGTCGCACACGTCGGGCGTGCCCGACTACACGAGCGAGGGGTTCGACTACCGGCGCGACTACACCGAGGACGACATCCAGACGATGGCCTTCGCCATGGCCCTCGAGTTCGCGCCCGGCACACGCTGGAACTACTCGAACACCGGGTACGTTCTGCTGGGCATCGCGATCGGGCAGGTGACGGGGAGGCCCTACTGGGAGTATCTGCGCGAGCGCATCTTCGACCCGGCCGGCATGCCCACCGTGCGTGTGATCTCCGAGGCGGCGGTGGTGCCGCATCGCGCGTCCGGCTATGCGCTGGACGCCGACGGCGAGTGGGTCCACCAGACGTGGGTGTCCCCCACGCTCAACACGACGGCGGACGGCTCCATGCTGTTCAGCCTGGAGGACCTGATCGCGTGGGCGCGCACCGTGCGCGAGCGGCGGGTGCTGTCGGAGGAGAGCTGGGACGCCATGCTCGCGCCGACCCGTCTGAACAGCGGCAACACCCATCCGTACGGGTTCGCCTGGTTCCTGGGAAGCGTCAACGGCCAACCCGTCCAGGAGCATGCGGGCTCGTGGCAGGGCTTCCAGACGCAGCTCATCCGCTATCCGGACCGGGATCTCACCATCGTGGTGTTGGCCAACCAGCGTAGCGCCCGTCCGTCCGACACCTCGCGGAGGATCGCCGCCGTCATCGATCCGATGTTGGAGGAAACGGAGCCCACCATGCCGATCGCGGACCGGGATCCCGAGGTCACCGCGCTGCTCCGGCGGGTGCTGGAGAAGACCGCACGCGGCGAGCTGAGGCTGTCCGACTTCGAGTTCGTGCGCCAGACCGTGGTGCCGCGCATGAGCGCGGCCTACGCCGCGTTGCTTCGCGACCGGGGCGCGATCGAGGCCATCGACCTGCTGGCCACGGGGACGGAAGGGGACGACCGCACGTTTGTGTACCGGGTGCGCTATCCCCGGGGCGCCGTGCAGGCGTCCATCAAGGTGGGGCCGGGCGGGGGGCTCACGGGGCTGCTGCTGCGGCCGGTGGAGCCCGACCCGCGCCCTGCACGCCCCGTGAAGTAG